In Acidisarcina polymorpha, the DNA window AAGTCAACTTTTCGGTACCGGGACCTCTGGCTGAAATGCGCTGACGTCGCGGCTGTACACTCCGGTCATCGCGTTCCAGCGTATATAGACCAGCTCCTCCAGCATTTTGAGTCCATCCTTCAAATAACTGAGGCGGCTTCGCTCATCATGACCCCAGGTCACCGGGACCTCGCGGATGCTATAGCCGCGCTTGATCGCGATGAACAGCAGTTCCGGGTCAAATCCCCAGCGTTCGATCCGCTGCAGCTGAAAGACCGTGTAAGCGACATCACGACGGAACGCCTTAAATCCACACTGGGTATCTGCGAAGGGCAGCCCCATGACGAAGCGGGTGACGGCATTGAAGCAGCGGCCGAACATCTGGCGGTAGAAAGGTTGATGCTTGGTTTGTCTTCCCCGGTCGAGCCAGCGTGAACCGATAGCAATATCCGCCCCGTCGCGAATGGCCGCAAACAGTCGCTCGGCCTCTTCGATCGGCGCTGAAAGGTCGGCATCGGTAAACATGAGGATGTCGCCTGCAGCATGGAGCATTCCGTTGCGCACGCTATATCCCTTGCCGCAATTGGAGGGGTTTTCGATCATCCGGATGATGGAATTTTTCGACGCGATCGCGCGAACAATGTCGGCCGTCCCGTCCTTTGATCCGTCATTGACGACGATCACCTCTGCTGGCCACTTTTTCTGTTGAATACACGCCAGCACCTGCTCCAGCGCAGGGCCAATTCGCGCCCTCTCGTTGTAAGCCGGGATGATGATACTCAATGTGGGTTCCGAAGTCATAGTTCCTCTGGCGCATGCTCAGCGATTGAATCAAACCCGCTGCTCTTATTTAGACAACCAATTGCAGCACCCGAAAGACAAATGTCTCGACTTTATCGAAATGCCACGCTCGGTTAAACCCTAAGATTGACTCATAGATGCTACACTCCCGGCTATGAATGAACAACAGAAGCGTTCCACCTGGTTCTGGGTCCTGATCGGCGGCTCCCTTTTCGCCCTATTCTTGGCGGTCGTTGTCGGTCTGGCCTATGCCATCGTTCACACTGCCAGCGGCGGCCAGATGCCGTCGCTTGGCGCTGGACTAGGAGCTGGCGGCATCGGCGTCATCGACGTAGATGGAGTAATTCTGAACGCTGAGACGCCGGTCGACCAGCTACGTAAGTTCGCGGACGACAACTCCATCAAGGCCATCATTTTGCACATTGACTCCCCGGGAGGTGGCGCGGCCGCCTCCCAAGAGATCTACGAAGAGGTTCGTCGCATTCGCAGCGAGAAAAAGAAGCCGATTGTTGCCAGCATTGAAAGTGTGGGCGCGAGCGGCGCCTACTATATTGCGGCCGGCACCGGCAAAATCTATGCCAATCGAGCCAGCATCGTTGGCAGCATCGGCGTCATTATGGAATACACCAACTACGGCGATCTACTCAAATGGGCAAAGCTGAAGAACGTCACCATCAAGGCGGGCGAACTAAAGGACGCCGGATCCCCAACTCGCGACCTTACTCCGAAGGAGGCAGCATATATGCAAGGCCTGGTCGACAATATGCACACCCAGTTCATTGAGGACGTTGCTGCCGGGCGTTCCCAGACTGCGGCCCAGATCCAACCGCTGGCGACTGGCCAGGTGTGGACAGGCCAGCAGGCGCTCCCCCTTCACCTCATCGACTCGATCGGCAGCTTCCGGGACACTCTGCTGGCTACCGCCAAACAAGTCGGTATCTCAGGCGAGCCCCAGGTGGTAAAACCCGTGAACAAGCGTAAAACTCTGCTCGATGCTCTTACCAGTCCGGGCGATCTCTTTCCAGGCCCAGAAAAACTGCTGGAAAGGAACGTGGGCTTCTATTTCCTGTGGCGGTGATGCCGTAGAGACCTGAAACCGACGTCGCCCGGTAGCGCATGAAATCGACTTGCGAGATGACAGTCCCCGGCCTTCATTTTCCTCGTCTCCTTTTAATTTGCTGCATCTATTCAGGTTGTGCGGAAAATACCGTATTCTTGACAAAGATTCGGAGAGCATTCAGCTATGACTAAGGCAGACTTGGTGGAGGAAGTGACGCAGCTCGGCAACCTCACCCGCCGCGACGGTGAAGTCATTGTGGACACCATCTTCGATTCCGTGATCGGGGCACTCAGATCGGGAGACAAAATCGAAATCCGCGGCTTCGGCAGCTTTCGCATCCGTCAGCGCAAGCCACGTATCGGTAGAAATCCGAAAACCGGGGCAAGAGTGGATGTCCCGGCGAAGCGCGTTCCCTATTTCAAGCCGAGTAAAGAACTCCGCGATCTGGTCAACCCTAAAGCTAAAGAGTGAGCCTGCAAAGCCCAAATAAGCATGCGCTGGCCCAAACTCGAGACCAATCAGATCATTCGGCCAGCATTCCGATAGCCGCCATCATCCGGCCAGTCGTGCCGTGTTCGGCACGGTAAGAGAAAAACCGGTCAGTCCGGCAGCGCGTGCATTCGGTGAGGTTGTGAATCTCCTCGGCACGGACGCCTGCCGCAAGGAGTTGTTGCCGATTCGCCTCCACCAGGTCAAGCTTGAGCCCATCTGACCAACTGAACAGCGCCTCTGCATAAGAAAACTTGGCCGCGAAGTGTCGTTTGACTTCTGCGCCCACCTGAAAGCAGCATTTTCCGATGCCAGGGCCGATGGCTGCGGTGAGGTCCTCCGGCACGCTGCCGAACTCCGTCCCCATCTCCCGAATGCCCCGCTCGACAATCCCCTTAAGCGTCCCTCGCCACCCGGCATGAAACGCGCCCACCGCGTGCTGCTTTCGATCCACCACCAGCACGGGTAGGCAGTCCGCGGTCTGAATTCCCAACAAGAGTCCCGGCTCGCGGGTGATCAATCCGTCGCCCCACAACACGGCTCTATCCGCGGCGTCCAACGCGGCGACCCGGCGTACCAGGGAGGAATGCATCTGCTTCAGCGTGACCATGCCAAACGGCTTATCGGGAATAGCGGCAGCGCTTCCATGGCCGGAACTCAGCAGC includes these proteins:
- a CDS encoding dolichyl-phosphate beta-glucosyltransferase is translated as MTSEPTLSIIIPAYNERARIGPALEQVLACIQQKKWPAEVIVVNDGSKDGTADIVRAIASKNSIIRMIENPSNCGKGYSVRNGMLHAAGDILMFTDADLSAPIEEAERLFAAIRDGADIAIGSRWLDRGRQTKHQPFYRQMFGRCFNAVTRFVMGLPFADTQCGFKAFRRDVAYTVFQLQRIERWGFDPELLFIAIKRGYSIREVPVTWGHDERSRLSYLKDGLKMLEELVYIRWNAMTGVYSRDVSAFQPEVPVPKS
- the sppA gene encoding signal peptide peptidase SppA, yielding MNEQQKRSTWFWVLIGGSLFALFLAVVVGLAYAIVHTASGGQMPSLGAGLGAGGIGVIDVDGVILNAETPVDQLRKFADDNSIKAIILHIDSPGGGAAASQEIYEEVRRIRSEKKKPIVASIESVGASGAYYIAAGTGKIYANRASIVGSIGVIMEYTNYGDLLKWAKLKNVTIKAGELKDAGSPTRDLTPKEAAYMQGLVDNMHTQFIEDVAAGRSQTAAQIQPLATGQVWTGQQALPLHLIDSIGSFRDTLLATAKQVGISGEPQVVKPVNKRKTLLDALTSPGDLFPGPEKLLERNVGFYFLWR
- a CDS encoding HU family DNA-binding protein, with the protein product MTKADLVEEVTQLGNLTRRDGEVIVDTIFDSVIGALRSGDKIEIRGFGSFRIRQRKPRIGRNPKTGARVDVPAKRVPYFKPSKELRDLVNPKAKE
- the pgeF gene encoding peptidoglycan editing factor PgeF; translation: MARVDPISNGRSPEILRVVGWESLHWLRHGFSTRSGGVSRLLPEKPDTGELNLGFTASDNAAAVIENRNLFSRALLLSSGHGSAAAIPDKPFGMVTLKQMHSSLVRRVAALDAADRAVLWGDGLITREPGLLLGIQTADCLPVLVVDRKQHAVGAFHAGWRGTLKGIVERGIREMGTEFGSVPEDLTAAIGPGIGKCCFQVGAEVKRHFAAKFSYAEALFSWSDGLKLDLVEANRQQLLAAGVRAEEIHNLTECTRCRTDRFFSYRAEHGTTGRMMAAIGMLAE